In [Phormidium] sp. ETS-05, the genomic window GCAGAAGCCGAGCAGATAATATCTTATGCCGACGAAATATTAAATTTTGCCCGCGCTAATATGGATTCTCTTCCTCCCCCCTCTCCTTAACCATAGATTATATCAAGTCCTACTGCGTCGTTTGTGAATATTTGCCATAGGGGGAGGAGGGGGAAGAGGGGGAAGAGCAGAGGTAAAATAACCCCCCCAAAGGGGGTTTGATTCATGTAGCCACAGGTTTTAACCTGTGGCGTCAGAGGGCGTTGCCCCGCCCGACCTAATTCCGATCGCCACCGCATTCCGCCACTATCAAAGCCCCTCTCCCTACCGCCGGTGTGGGGTTTGGGGTGAGGGCAAGAGCTGATTTTTCGCCCGAGGGCAACTATTCACATGACGATGCGAACAGACTTGATATTACTCTTTTTCCCGCAACTACCCAGAAACCTTCTTCACCAAGATTTCGGTCCAGATGCAGAGCCGATCGCCCCCACCCCATGAACCGCAAAAGGTCCCCCGCCCCATCCCCCCATCAACACCCCCCAGCAGTCCTATGCCCAAATTTCAGGCACTACGGTGAGGATTGACAAGTAAAAAGGCTACAATTAAAGATAGGAAAGCTGAAATTTACGGGTAATTGGCTTGAATTCTGTGGAATCGCCGGACAACGCCTCAAAACCAAACTTTGAATTTGACTCGATCGACACCGCTCTCGCTGCCATCAAAGCAGGGCGACCCATCATCGTGGTGGACGATGAGAACCGGGAAAATGAAGGGGACCTCATTTGCGCCGCTCAGTTTGCCACCCCCGACACCATCAACTTCATGGCAGTGCATGCCAGAGGTCTAATTTGTCTGGCCATGACAGGCGATCGCCTCGACAGCCTCGACCTCCCCTTAATGGTCACAAACAACACCGACAGCAACCAAACCGCGTTCACCGTCAGCATCGATGCCGGACCTCATTTGGGCGTCACCACCGGCATTTCCGCAGACGATCGGGCCCGCACCATCCAAACCGCCATTCATCCCAACACCAAACCCACCGACCTACGCCGTCCCGGTCATATCTTCCCCCTCCGCGCCCGAGATGGTGGGGTATTAAAACGCGCCGGTCACACCGAAGCCGCCGTGGACCTCACCAGACTCGCCGGTTTATACCCCGCTGGAGTCATCTGCGAAATCCAAAACCCCGACGGCTCAATGGCGCGGCTACCCGAACTCATAGAATATTCCCAAACACACCACCTCGCCATCATCAGCATCGCCGATTTAATCGCCTACCGACTGCAACACGAGCGATTCGTCATCCGCGAAACCGTCGCCAACCTCCCCACCGAATTTGGCCAATTCAAAATCTACGCCTATCGCAACACCCTAGACGGCTCCGACCATATAGCCATTGTCAAAGGAGACCCCGCCGACTTTTACAACCAACCCATCATGGTGCGGGTCCATTCCGAATGTCTCACCGGCGACGCCTTGGGCTCCCTGCGCTGTGACTGCCGGATGCAGCTCCAAGCCGCCATGAAAATGATAGAAAACAAAGGTCAAGGAGTAGTGGTCTATCTGCGCCAAGAAGGACGCGGTATCGGCTTGATTAACAAACTCAAAGCCTACTCCCTGCAAGATTCCGGTCTCGACACCGTAGAAGCCAACGAACGCCTCGGCTTTCCCGCCGACCTGCGCAACTACGGCGTCGGTGCCCAAATTCTCAACGATTTACGAGTTAACAAAATCCGCCTCGTCACCAACAACCCCCGCAAAATCGCCGGGTTAAAAGGCTATGGATTGGAAATAGTCGATCGCGTCCCCCTACTCATCGAGACCAACCCCTACAACTGCAGCTATCTCGCCACCAAAGCCGAAAAACTCGGTCATATGCTCCTGCAGACCTATCTCATCACCGTCGCCCTCCATTGGACTGAAGAAGAACTCACACCCCAGCAGACATATGAATATCTAGAGAAAGTCCGGTCCATAGCCGCCGAAGAACATTTACTCCTCCAAGAAGAAAAACGACCAGTCACAGTAGCCGTATTCGGCAAACCCACCCTCACCTTTCACCTAGGCTTCGACCAACCCCAACTAGCCGCCCCCGACTGGTATCAACAACCAGACCATCCCTACCTCCAGGCGATCGGTCAAATACTCGACGAACTAGCCACCTGGCCGGGACTCGACTGCCTAGAATTTCTAGTATCATCAGGCAGCGACCCCCTCACCAGCCTAGGAGTGCAACTCAACCGCATCACCTTCCCCCGCACCAAACCCCCATCCACCCTCAGCGGCGAACTCAACCACCAGATAGTCTATAGTTTCAGCAATTAATGTCCTACTCCCCTCTCCCTACCTGGGAGAGGGGATGGGGGTGAGGGCTTTAGAGGCTTCAGTGTGGTGATAAAGCCAGCCCTCTATCCCCCAACCCCTTTCTCCCAGGGGGGGAGAAAGGGGCTAAAGCCCTCTCCCGTTTTCTCCCCTCTCCCTACTTGGGAGAGGGGCCGGGGGTGAGGGCTTTAGAGGCTTCAGTGTGGTGATAAAGCCAGCCCTCTATCCCCCAACCCCTTTCTCCCAGGGGGGGAGAAAGGGGCTAAAGCCCTCTCCCGTTTTCTCCCCTCTCCCTACCTGGGAGAGGGGATGGGGGTGAGGGCAGATTTGCGGTGAGGGTCTGCACCAAATCGAGCCCCTCTCATACGATATAATAGAAAACTGCCTTGAATCACCAAGAGGAAAAACCATGTCCCGTAGATGCCAACTCACCGACAAAAAAGCCAATAACGGCATGTCCGTTTCCCACTCCCACCGCCGCACCCACAAACTGCAACAAGCCAACCTGCAGTGGAAACGCATCTGGTGGCCCCAAGAAAAGCGCTGGGTAAAACTCCACCTCTCCACCAAAGCCATCAAAACCATTCAGCAGAAAGGCTTACAAGCATACGCCAAAGAATGCGGCGTCAACCTGCATCAATTCTAGGAACCATTTAACCGTAGGGACACGGCATGCCGTGTCCCCCTGCACCCCCCGACAGGGGACCAGGGGACGGGGAGACGGGGGGCAGGGGGGATGGGGAGGATAGGGAGGATAGGGAGGATAGGGAGGAAGATTGCTTCCCACACTCCCCACACTCCCCACACTCCCCACACTCCCCACACTCCCCACACTCCCCACACTCCCCACACTCCCCACACTCCCCACACTCCCCTGCACCCCGGTCCCCCGCCTCCCCGTCCCCCCGTCCCCATCACCTCCAAAAGATATGGAAAATACCCTTGGGCAGAGAATTACCCTAGATGCAGATATTTGTCACGGAAAACCCTGTATCCGGGGACTGCGTTACCCAGTAGAGTTCATCCTAGAATTACTTAGTGCCGGGATGAACATAGAAGACATCCTCGCCGACTATGAAGACTTGGAAAGAGAGGATATTCTAGCAGCTTTGGTGTTTGCCACTCGGCTGACCCAGGTAAAAAGCATCTATAAAATAGCTCCATGAAATTTTTAGTCGATGCCCAGTTACCCTTACGGCTAGCACGTTTTTTGCAACTTTCCGGTTACGATACCCTCCATACCAAAGATTTGAAACTGGGAAACTCAACCCCAGATTCAGCAATTAATGATATTTCCCTGCAGGAAAACCGGATTGTCATTACAAAAGACCGGGATTTCTATGATTCGTTTTTGATTAAAAACGAACCTTATAAACTGTTAATCGTGACTACCGGCAACATCACCAATGCTGATCTAGAAAATTTATTTAAAAACAATTTACCCCAGCTAACGGAACTATTCCAGGTGCATTCTCTGATAGAAATGAGCCGCCATACCCTGGTGGTACATCAGTAGATTGACTCCTGGTGGCTGACAGGTCCCCCCATCACCCCGTCTCCGGAGTCTTACCCTCTCCCCACCTGGGAGAGGGGTTGGGGGTGAGGGCTTTCTGGGTCAGATAAGGTCCCCCCATCACCCCGTCTCCGGAGTCTTACCCTCTCCCCACCTGGGAGAGGGGTTGGGGTGAGGGCTTTCTGGGTCAGATAAGGCCCCCCATCACCCCGTCTCCGGAGTCTTACCCTCTCCCCACCTGGGAGAGGGGTTGGGGGTGAGGGCTTTCTGGGTCAGATAAGGTCCCCCCATCACCCCGTCTCCGGAGTCTTACCCTCTCCCCACCTGGGAGAGGGGTTGGGGGTGAGGGCTTTCTGGGTCAGATAAGGTCCCCCCATCACCCCGTCTCCGGAGTCTTACCCTCTCCCCACCTGGGAGAGGGGTTGGGGGTGAGGGCTTTCTGGGTCAGATAAGGTCCCCCCATCACCCCGTCTCCCCAAGGGGTGATATGTTTCCCAGAGAAAATGGGTATCATAAAAATAGACCTCATCCCCACCCACATATCAGCCGTAAAATCACGGACACAAAAATTAACATAAATTAATTTCCACCTGGGGTAATCACGGTTGACGTTCAGGCGGGGAAAGGTTAGGAAGGTAAAAGGGAAGATGCGTGGATCTGCCATTCGGGCTGCCTCCTATGCCTAAAATGCTGCCATCGCTGAAACACTTAAATTATACAAATAATGCTCAAGCAGCATACTTCATATAAATAAAAACACCAAAAGCGAAGCCAGCAGCTAATTTCACCCTTTTTCCCAACCTAGGTTGATGCCATTCACTCAGGAAAGCAGCTATGTCAACAAGACACAGGGGCAAACTTAACCGGCTTATCTACTACTGGTGGCTCCAGATAGCCAAACGCGCCAGCCGTATCGGCAAAAGTTTCCGCAACTTGCTACTGCAACCGCTACAACTCCTGAAACCAGGACTGAAAAGGCAGGAAGCGGCGGGTTTCGTGCTACCCACCATCACTATGATTATGTTGGTGGTGGTATTGGTGGTATCAGCCATAGTCCTGCGTTCTTTTGACAGAGCCAATAACGCCCGGAATATCCGCGTCAACCAGGCAGTTTTGGCAGCAGCGCAACCAGCTTTGGATAGAGCTAATGCGAAATTAAACTATTTGTTGGGAGGAGAGCCAGACCCGGATCCATCCATCCCCCCCACCACCCCAACTGACCTGACACTTTATCAAGCTCTCTTAGCAGATGACTACACTTTTGGCGATGAAGATCGACTAAAAGTTAGATATGATATTGACGGTGATGGTACTCCTCTTCCCAAAGGAGCGGATGATGATTCTTCAACCATTGAAGATAATGAAGAGATAAAGACCGCTTGGCGGTTTCCCATCGATACTGATAATAACGGGAAATTTGATACCTTCACACTCTACGGGATTTATCTCAAAACACCCACTCGCGATGAGACAACAGGAGAATTCAATACAGCCAGAAGTCCTCTGGATGCAAGAACACCTCCCATGCCTCCTGTAGAAGCCGGAAGCAATGCTGCATGTGCCGGGGCTTTAGGCACCAGCGCCAGCTTGGTAGGAGATTCTGGTTGGTACAAGTCAGACGCAAAGCTGAAAAAGAGCTTTTATGTCTTTGCTGTTAACGTGCCGATTACAGCTCTTGGCACTCTAGACCCAAATAAATACGAAACGGGTAAATCAGGCTTCTCTGCTCTGGAATACCAGCAAGACAGGTCACGGATTCCTCTAACCAACAATGCTGTAGTTTATGACAACGACTTGGAAGTAACCCCTGGTGTCACCTTGCGCCTCAACGGACGCATCCAAGCCAATAGTAATTTTATAGTTTCTTATACAGGCAGTGGTACAACTTTAGATTTTTATCAAGTCAGCTCCCCTGAATCTTGCTTTTATGACCAAGAAAATAGCAAGATCGTCGTGGGCGGTAATGTGATTAATGGTAAGTCAGATACCACCGCCGATCGCCGCCCAGTGGCGGTACATCTATTCAATGGTGCTGGTGCCAGTCCCAACACAAGTCCCCGTATTGAGAATAACACCAGTGGGGGTCAGTCTGTTGGCAACACTTCTCTGCAAGCACAATACAATAACAACGCCTATGAGCAGCGCATCGCTTGCTTATTAGAAGCTCAGATAGGGGATCCCGCTAATCCCACCCCAGAAAGCAACGATCCAAAAGCTGTCACCGAGGCAGTAGAGCAGAAGCTAGACGAGAATCCCAGTTTAGACCGAGCCAAAGTCCGCCGTCAAGAACTGGAGGCATATTTCCGGAACCGCACCCGCCAAGTACCCTTTGCGGAAGTGGCTGATGGTGCCAATGCCATCTCCGGAGCCCCTGCTCCACCGGCTGACCAGGCTCCTTGGTGCCGTCAAAATGCCAGTTCAGTTCTAGCCGGTAGCAACGACACTCTCCGACCAATTGATAGCTGGATATGGCCAACAGACTTTAGTGGTGGTGTTGCTCGTGCCACGGGCCCCACAAATTTAAATCTGGTTCAGCTCCCAGCAACAGAATTTGGCAAACAAAAAAACTTGGGGAAAGAACAGTACCTCGGAGATAGAGTCCTAGTTGGCAACAACCTGCCCGCCGTCTGGTGGAATGGTAGCAAGTTTGCAGAAGGACCACCGAACCCCCCAGAAACAGATAACCTTCAAACGCTGAATGAAAATTGGACAGACCCCAATAACGAGCCACGCACTCGGGCTACTCGCGTGCGCAAAATTCCTGAAGTCGGGGCAATAGACCGGGATGGTTTCTGGGAAAAATCCGCTGCCGTCAAACCCCAAACTGCTGTATCTGGTAGAGGTGGTCTGCGGATAATCACCAGTGGTGGTGTGTATGAGCGCCTCAACTCCTTCCTCCCACCGCCACCAGCTCCAGCCAATGACCCAATCACCACAGAGGACGAATCTAAGTTTATTGTGGTCTGGCCGGACACAATGCCCATGTCTCCGGGATTGAAATCTGCGGTTTACGATAATGATGCCACTGTTTGGAAGAAGCCGGATGAGTGGAACGGTACCCCGCCTGATTGGCTCCTCACCACTACCAATTCACCCCCAAAAACTCCTACTATTGACCCCAGC contains:
- a CDS encoding DUF433 domain-containing protein, with the protein product MENTLGQRITLDADICHGKPCIRGLRYPVEFILELLSAGMNIEDILADYEDLEREDILAALVFATRLTQVKSIYKIAP
- the ribBA gene encoding bifunctional 3,4-dihydroxy-2-butanone-4-phosphate synthase/GTP cyclohydrolase II codes for the protein MESPDNASKPNFEFDSIDTALAAIKAGRPIIVVDDENRENEGDLICAAQFATPDTINFMAVHARGLICLAMTGDRLDSLDLPLMVTNNTDSNQTAFTVSIDAGPHLGVTTGISADDRARTIQTAIHPNTKPTDLRRPGHIFPLRARDGGVLKRAGHTEAAVDLTRLAGLYPAGVICEIQNPDGSMARLPELIEYSQTHHLAIISIADLIAYRLQHERFVIRETVANLPTEFGQFKIYAYRNTLDGSDHIAIVKGDPADFYNQPIMVRVHSECLTGDALGSLRCDCRMQLQAAMKMIENKGQGVVVYLRQEGRGIGLINKLKAYSLQDSGLDTVEANERLGFPADLRNYGVGAQILNDLRVNKIRLVTNNPRKIAGLKGYGLEIVDRVPLLIETNPYNCSYLATKAEKLGHMLLQTYLITVALHWTEEELTPQQTYEYLEKVRSIAAEEHLLLQEEKRPVTVAVFGKPTLTFHLGFDQPQLAAPDWYQQPDHPYLQAIGQILDELATWPGLDCLEFLVSSGSDPLTSLGVQLNRITFPRTKPPSTLSGELNHQIVYSFSN
- a CDS encoding DUF5615 family PIN-like protein, translated to MKFLVDAQLPLRLARFLQLSGYDTLHTKDLKLGNSTPDSAINDISLQENRIVITKDRDFYDSFLIKNEPYKLLIVTTGNITNADLENLFKNNLPQLTELFQVHSLIEMSRHTLVVHQ
- the rpmB gene encoding 50S ribosomal protein L28: MSRRCQLTDKKANNGMSVSHSHRRTHKLQQANLQWKRIWWPQEKRWVKLHLSTKAIKTIQQKGLQAYAKECGVNLHQF